The proteins below come from a single Benincasa hispida cultivar B227 chromosome 4, ASM972705v1, whole genome shotgun sequence genomic window:
- the LOC120076602 gene encoding oligopeptide transporter 6-like: MSASVSEIQSAEPAEVTVDEECPIKQVDITVSKTDDPNLPVLTFRMWVLGIAACVILSFVNQFFWYRSNPLSVTSIAAQIAVVPLGHLMAKTLPTRPFFEGTRFHFTMNPGPFNVKEHVLITIFANSGAGTVYATHILTAVKLLYRRQLTFLPALLIMLTTQILGFGWAGIFRKYLVEPGEMWWPSNLVQASLFRALHEKEKRPKRSTTLTQFFILAMICSFAYYIFPGYLFMMLTSFSWLCWFNSKSLLLHQMGSGMNGLGLGAFGIDWSTISSYLGSPLVSPWFATANVAVGFVLVMYVMTPLTYWFNVYGAKKFPIYSSSLFMANGLHYNISSIVNSNFHLDRGVYSTTGPVNLSTFFAMTYGLGFATLSATVVHVILFNGRELWNQSRSAFGGKRKIDIHTKLMRAYKQVPTWWFIVILVLNIGLSVFTCQYYNASLQLPWWGVLLACFIAFFFTLPIGIINATTNQTPGLNIITEYIIGYAYPERPVANMCFKVYGYISMSQALTFLSDFKLGHYMKIPPRTMFMAQVVGTIIAVLVYVGTAWWLMGSIQDLCDTNLLPENSPWTCPMDRVFFDASVIWGLVGPRRIFGDLGEYRAVNWFFIGGAIGPLLVWIAHKMFPKHTWIRLIHMPVLLGATSMMPPANAVNFTSWLICGFVFGYFLFRYKTEWWKRYNYILSGGLDAGTAFITILVFLTLGSKGIDWWGNNIDGCPLASCPSAKGVFVDGCPVF; this comes from the exons ATGTCAGCTAGTGTATCTGAGATTCAAAGTGCGGAGCCTGCGGAAGTGACTGTCGATGAGGAGTGCCCGATCAAGCAGGTGGATATTACAGTATCGAAAACCGATGACCCAAATTTGCCAGTTCTCACATTTCGAATGTGGGTTTTGGGGATTGCAGCTTGTGTCATACTCTCGTTTGTGAACCAATTCTTTTGGTACAGATCCAACCCATTGTCCGTTACTTCGATTGCTGCACAGATAGCTGTTGTGCCCCTTGGCCATTTGATGGCCAAGACGCTTCCAACTCGACCCTTTTTCGAAGGCACACGATTCCACTTCACTATGAATCCTGGACCCTTCAATGTAAAGGAGCATGTTCTGATTACCATTTTTGCCAATTCTGGTGCTGGCACTGTTTATGCTACCCACATTTTAACAGCGGTTAAGCTGCTCTATAGGAGACAACTCACCTTCCTTCCTGCTTTGCTCATTATGCTCACCACTCAG ATTCTTGGATTCGGTTGGGCTGGAATTTTTAGGAAATATTTGGTTGAGCCAGGGGAGATGTGGTGGCCATCTAATTTGGTTCAGGCCTCATTGTTTAG GGCTTTGCATGAGAAGGAAAAGAGACCAAAACGAAGCACTACTCTTACACAATTTTTTATCTTGGCCATGATTTGCAGCTTTGCCTACTATATTTTTCCTGGCTATCTTTTCATGATGCTTACCTCTTTCTCTTGGTTGTGTTGGTTTAATTCCAAATCTCTTTTGCTTCATCAAATGGGTTCTGGCATGAATGGCCTTGGACTCGGTGCATTCGGGATAGACTGGTCGACAATTTCATCTTACCTTGGAAGTCCCTTAGTTAGTCCTTGGTTTGCTACCGCCAACGTTGCAGTGGGGTTTGTTCTCGTGATGTATGTCATGACACCTCTCACTTATTGGTTTAATGTCTACGGTGCCAAGAAGTTTCCCATATATTCAAGCAGCCTTTTCATGGCTAATGGTCTGCATTATAATATTTCAAGCATAGTCAATTCTAATTTCCATCTTGACCGAGGTGTTTACAGCACAACTGGGCCTGTAAATCTTAGTACTTTCTTCGCAATGACTTATGGTCTTGGATTTGCCACACTTTCTGCTACAGTTGTCCATGTCATTCTCTTCAATGGAAG GGAGTTGTGGAACCAAAGCAGAAGTGCCTTTGGCGGGAAGAGAAAGATTGACATACATACAAAGCTTATGCGAGCTTATAAACAAGTACCAACATGGTGGTTCATTGTCATCCTTGTGCTTAACATTGGTCTCTCCGTTTTTACTTGTCAATATTACAACGCATCACTTCAATTGCCTTGGTGGGGTGTACTATTAGCTTGTTTTATTGCCTTCTTTTTTACCCTTCCCATCGGCATTATTAATGCTACCACAAATCAG ACACCTGGTTTGAATATTATTACAGAATACATTATTGGTTATGCGTATCCAGAACGCCCGGTGGCCAACATGTGTTTCAAGGTGTATGGATATATCAGTATGTCACAAGCTCTAACATTTCTCTCTGACTTTAAGCTTGGCCACTACATGAAGATTCCACCGAGAACAATGTTCATGGCCCAG GTTGTAGGGACGATCATAGCAGTGTTAGTATACGTTGGAACTGCTTGGTGGTTGATGGGATCGATTCAAGATTTGTGTGACACCAACCTGCTGCCAGAAAATAGCCCCTGGACTTGCCCAATGGATCGAGTGTTCTTCGATGCTTCTGTAATATGGGGGCTTGTGGGGCCTcgtagaatctttggagatctTGGAGAATATAGAGCTGTGAATTGGTTCTTCATTGGTGGAGCGATTGGCCCGTTGCTTGTATGGATTGCACACAAGATGTTTCCGAAGCACACTTGGATTCGCCTGATTCACATGCCAGTTCTTTTGGGGGCTACGTCGATGATGCCACCAGCTAACGCAGTGAACTTCACGAGTTGGTTGATCTGTGGTTTCGTGTTTGGGTATTTCCTTTTCAGATACAAGACAGAGTGGTGGAAGCGCTACAATTACATCTTGTCCGGTGGGTTGGATGCTGGAACTGCCTTCATTACGATACTCGTCTTTCTTACGTTGGGATCAAAGGGCATTGACTGGTGGGGAAACAATATTGATGGGTGCCCCTTGGCCTCTTGCCCATCTGCCAAAGGAGTTTTTGTCGATGGCTGCCCTGTTTTCTGA